A stretch of the Plectropomus leopardus isolate mb unplaced genomic scaffold, YSFRI_Pleo_2.0 unplaced_scaffold19386, whole genome shotgun sequence genome encodes the following:
- the LOC121965286 gene encoding probable ATP-dependent RNA helicase DDX47: protein MPYSPVDLPPSVCQNKRLGALNKFKSKSRSVLLATDVASRGLDIPHVDCVINYDIPTHSKDYIHRVGRTARAGRSGKSITFVTQYDVELFQRIESLIGKKLPAFPTQEEEVMMLVERVSEAQRFARLVGHHFFFHILPQPHDIFNRYFKVTVDNFSSSTTLMWCGVPQGSVLGPVLFRLYLLHLTIVSLMVSSSDDVVLP from the exons atgccgtATTCACCTGTGGATCTTCCTCCATCTGTTTGTCAGAACAAACGTCTCGGAGCGCTAAACAAGTTCAAGTCAAAGTCTCGGTCGGTGCTGCTGGCGACCGACGTGGCGTCCAGAGGACTGGACATTCCTCATGTGGACTGCGTCATCAACTACGACATCCCCACCCACTCCAAG GACTACATCCACAGAGTCGGACGAACAGCCAGAGCAGGACGCTCCGGAAAGTCCATCACTTTTGTGACTCA ATATGACGTGGAGCTTTTCCAGCGAATCGAAAGTCTGATCGGGAAGAAACTTCCGGCCTTCCCCACGCAGGAAGAGGAAGTGATGATGTTGGTGGAGAGGGTGAGCGAGGCCCAGAGATTTGCCAGACTGGTAggtcatcactttttttttcacattttacctCAACCACATGACATATTTAACAGATACTTCAAAGTTACTGTTGACAATTTCAGCTCTTCAACCACTTTGATGTGGTGTGGTGTCCCACAGGGCTCAGTACTGGGCCCAGTTTTATTCCGTTTGTATTTATTACACCTTACCATTGTTTCGTTGATGGTTTCCAGCTCTGACGATGTTGTTTTACCTTAG